A stretch of the Streptosporangium sp. NBC_01755 genome encodes the following:
- a CDS encoding amidohydrolase family protein produces MAKAPSRHVDAHRHIGVLPAFPFYGGPPVNPDVNARATIDELIADMDREGTERALVIPNYGVPDPSHSFALNELVIEAAGRSDRLSAALWASPRPQDAEFTDKALALASESGVKALKISFLLGGSAEDPECLIHLDKIFAAAKANDLIVHVHTSPGAASDIDKVGLLVERYADETPIHLVHFGGGVSGHIKLIGTRFFDWIESGKKVYTDLTWSVGFAPQWLAREIDRRGIGGDRVLFASDQPWGEFAGEYHRLVEATGGGELTEMVFHENFDRLYG; encoded by the coding sequence ATGGCCAAGGCACCCTCCCGGCACGTCGACGCTCACCGCCATATCGGCGTGCTGCCCGCATTCCCGTTCTACGGCGGACCGCCGGTCAACCCGGATGTGAACGCCCGTGCCACGATCGACGAGCTGATCGCCGACATGGACAGGGAGGGCACCGAGCGGGCCCTGGTGATCCCGAACTACGGGGTCCCCGACCCCAGCCACTCGTTCGCGCTCAACGAGCTCGTCATTGAGGCGGCCGGCCGGAGCGACCGCCTCAGCGCCGCACTCTGGGCGTCACCGCGACCGCAGGACGCCGAGTTCACCGACAAGGCGCTGGCGCTCGCGTCCGAAAGCGGGGTGAAGGCCCTCAAGATCAGCTTTCTTCTCGGCGGATCCGCCGAGGACCCCGAGTGCCTGATCCATCTCGACAAGATCTTCGCCGCCGCGAAGGCCAACGACCTCATCGTCCACGTGCACACCTCACCGGGTGCGGCATCGGACATCGACAAGGTCGGCCTGCTGGTGGAGCGCTACGCGGATGAGACGCCGATCCATCTCGTCCACTTCGGTGGCGGGGTGAGCGGCCACATCAAGCTCATCGGCACGCGGTTCTTCGACTGGATCGAGTCCGGCAAGAAGGTCTACACGGACCTGACCTGGTCCGTGGGCTTCGCGCCGCAGTGGCTCGCCCGCGAGATCGACCGGCGCGGCATCGGCGGCGACCGTGTGCTGTTCGCCTCTGACCAGCCGTGGGGCGAATTCGCCGGTGAGTACCACCGCCTGGTCGAGGCCACGGGTGGCGGAGAGCTGACCGAGATGGTCTTCCACGAAAACTTCGACCGGCTCTACGGCTGA
- a CDS encoding MSMEG_0572/Sll0783 family nitrogen starvation response protein: MSTKTVTVATPQAGDVLWDTSEKVFDDIRAHEGQKATVFIHSVPFEGSVSLVNLMTSTRLQRKGFKLTIVLYGPAVLLAAAGRGYPAVGTEGFPGNLSVNKQLKVLLDEGATIYACRFAMGALYGMREDDLIPGVKAFNPLDVLDSALTAWREGHFQLNTWTM; the protein is encoded by the coding sequence ATGTCCACCAAGACTGTAACCGTTGCCACGCCGCAGGCAGGGGACGTTCTGTGGGACACCAGTGAGAAGGTGTTCGACGACATCCGGGCCCACGAGGGACAGAAGGCGACGGTCTTCATCCACTCGGTGCCGTTCGAGGGATCGGTCTCTCTCGTCAACCTGATGACCTCCACGCGCCTCCAGCGCAAGGGGTTCAAGCTGACGATCGTCCTTTACGGACCCGCCGTGCTGCTGGCCGCCGCCGGCCGCGGTTACCCGGCCGTCGGCACCGAGGGCTTCCCCGGCAACCTGTCCGTCAACAAGCAGCTCAAGGTCCTCCTCGACGAGGGTGCCACGATCTACGCCTGCCGCTTCGCCATGGGCGCCCTGTACGGCATGCGTGAGGACGACCTGATCCCGGGCGTCAAGGCCTTCAACCCGCTGGACGTGCTCGACTCCGCGCTGACCGCCTGGCGGGAGGGCCACTTCCAGCTCAACACCTGGACCATGTGA
- a CDS encoding OsmC family protein — MARSGDSNEVVARWEGGWRATVTAGPFSFAVDEPEEVGGTFTGPMPTEYLLGSAASCYALALAWCARKRGIELPDLSVSAIGEYDGPSFSGIRLRVSSSLPAEKLEPLLAPASRACYVSNTLARSPRVEVNRNDADG; from the coding sequence TTGGCAAGGTCGGGAGACTCGAACGAAGTCGTCGCGCGGTGGGAGGGCGGCTGGCGCGCGACCGTCACCGCCGGACCGTTCTCGTTCGCGGTGGACGAGCCCGAGGAGGTCGGCGGAACCTTCACCGGTCCGATGCCGACCGAGTACCTCCTGGGATCGGCCGCCTCCTGTTACGCACTGGCGCTGGCGTGGTGTGCGCGCAAGCGAGGGATCGAGCTACCCGACCTGTCGGTCTCGGCGATCGGGGAGTATGACGGCCCGAGCTTCAGCGGGATCCGGCTGCGCGTGAGCTCCAGCCTCCCCGCGGAGAAGCTCGAACCGCTGCTCGCTCCGGCCTCCCGGGCCTGCTATGTCTCCAACACGCTGGCCCGCTCGCCCCGGGTCGAGGTGAACAGGAACGACGCCGATGGGTGA
- a CDS encoding argininosuccinate lyase, with product MIDNGLPSAPSAHHRGGLDRLGPPMGGPAQELIDSGFALENADAPLLHTGLNLADIAHVIDLHERGVIPHAAAEQLMRVLLKAVRTSAEDFPYDPAFGEPYNSRERYFTAQIGSDAGWLHAGRPRREAVRIALRLHVRSVLEDLVEDAAELAHAIATVAAEHSRTWLPDQTYLQHAQPSTFGHYLVSFAYPVLRDAERLMDAFEWVNTSPGGAGCVNGSRLLADRSRVASLLGFEGFIEHTRDAMWQIDGLIAALSHASSLLTTQSKLAEDLEIWASNEFDYVTIADGFSRSSVLMPQKRNPYALSIIRGAAGTLIGRLTGFLAVSKSPSARSDNLIYAYGEIPRALDLARRTTRLTSGVVRSLTVNADQMWAALESGFSQATDLAEFVMQTCHLDYRTAYQVVGIAVREASREGLRGIDLDGARLEAAAQQHAGISLGLEGQDLSDILDPRHIVETRTLAGGAAPPVVETMAAECVKKAKSLRDRARAQRTSFEQAEAALVAEAGDFIEGESDDRS from the coding sequence ATGATCGATAATGGACTGCCGTCCGCCCCTTCGGCACACCATCGGGGCGGGCTCGACCGGCTGGGGCCACCGATGGGAGGTCCGGCCCAGGAACTGATCGACAGCGGGTTCGCACTCGAGAACGCCGACGCGCCGCTACTGCACACCGGCCTCAACCTCGCCGACATCGCGCATGTCATCGATCTTCACGAGCGCGGGGTGATCCCCCACGCCGCCGCCGAACAGCTCATGCGGGTGCTGCTGAAGGCGGTGCGCACCTCCGCCGAGGACTTCCCGTACGACCCCGCGTTCGGCGAGCCGTACAACTCGCGGGAGCGGTACTTCACCGCGCAGATCGGGAGCGACGCGGGCTGGCTGCACGCCGGGCGGCCCCGGCGGGAGGCCGTACGCATCGCTCTTCGCCTGCACGTGCGCAGCGTCCTGGAGGATCTGGTCGAGGACGCGGCGGAGCTCGCGCACGCCATCGCGACGGTGGCGGCAGAGCACAGCAGGACCTGGCTGCCCGACCAGACCTATCTCCAGCATGCGCAGCCCTCCACGTTCGGCCACTACCTGGTGAGCTTCGCCTACCCGGTTCTGCGGGACGCGGAGCGGCTCATGGACGCCTTCGAATGGGTCAACACGAGCCCGGGCGGGGCGGGCTGCGTCAACGGGAGCCGGCTGCTGGCCGACAGGAGCAGGGTCGCCTCGCTGCTGGGATTCGAGGGCTTCATCGAGCACACCCGCGACGCCATGTGGCAGATCGACGGTCTCATCGCGGCGCTCTCGCACGCCTCCAGCCTGCTCACCACGCAGAGCAAGCTGGCCGAGGACCTGGAGATCTGGGCGAGCAACGAGTTCGACTACGTGACCATCGCCGACGGGTTCAGCCGCTCCAGCGTGCTCATGCCGCAGAAGCGCAACCCGTACGCCCTGTCCATCATCCGTGGTGCCGCCGGCACGCTGATCGGCCGCCTCACCGGGTTCCTCGCGGTCAGCAAGAGCCCGTCGGCGCGGAGCGACAACCTGATCTACGCGTACGGCGAGATCCCCCGCGCGCTGGACCTGGCCCGCCGCACGACGCGGCTGACCAGCGGGGTCGTCCGCAGCCTCACGGTCAACGCCGACCAGATGTGGGCCGCCCTCGAGTCCGGTTTCAGCCAGGCGACGGACCTGGCGGAGTTCGTCATGCAGACCTGCCACCTCGACTACAGGACCGCGTACCAGGTGGTCGGCATCGCCGTTCGCGAGGCGAGCCGGGAGGGACTGCGCGGAATCGATCTCGACGGGGCCCGGCTGGAGGCCGCGGCCCAGCAGCACGCGGGGATCTCCCTGGGGCTGGAAGGCCAGGACCTCAGCGACATTCTCGATCCGCGGCACATCGTGGAGACGCGGACGCTGGCCGGCGGGGCGGCGCCGCCCGTGGTCGAGACGATGGCCGCGGAGTGCGTCAAGAAAGCGAAATCGCTCCGGGACCGTGCGAGAGCCCAGCGCACTTCGTTCGAACAAGCCGAAGCCGCACTGGTCGCCGAAGCGGGCGACTTCATCGAAGGAGAGAGTGATGACCGCAGTTGA
- a CDS encoding DUF1116 domain-containing protein, whose protein sequence is MTAVETAALVRLPEEVNVLNLGLPLFAEAIGRQGRPVVQVDWRIPGGGDLAVVAALRRLYGPHARTVDAANQEVFRRLDRGTPHLVAVRTAADVIPVFAQGRVLLHCGPRISIERTTDPLRRSMRAAVCAEGWAGTPEEADALLRDGTVRLEPANEHGAVVPMATAMGPRTPVWVVELADAGIRTYAPVGQGSGDVAWFGRDTPGAIARLVLLREAVGPVLAAAVQEYGPVDVMSLAAQAIAMGDDVHVRTQAATNLLLRNLLPALVAGDHPRRHEAATFLSGNHLLFLSLAMAAARALTTWAAQVENSSVVTGMARNGTDFAAWLAGPSSEWFITPAPMVGRALYQPGRGQADAAPDIGDSSVLELVGLGGAAAAGSPAVAQLVGGTMAHAAELTAQLDEVCVGNSSRFMIPTWGMKGSPVGVDVRKVVELGITPQVTTGILHNADGSGQVGAGVAEAPIQVFVDALLALDAKLTGEA, encoded by the coding sequence ATGACCGCAGTTGAGACCGCCGCCTTGGTGCGCCTTCCGGAGGAGGTCAACGTCCTCAACCTCGGCCTGCCGCTGTTCGCCGAGGCGATCGGCCGGCAGGGACGCCCGGTGGTCCAGGTGGACTGGCGCATCCCCGGCGGCGGAGATCTCGCCGTGGTCGCCGCCCTCCGGCGTCTGTACGGCCCGCACGCGCGCACGGTCGACGCCGCCAACCAGGAGGTCTTCCGGCGGCTGGACCGTGGGACACCCCACCTGGTCGCCGTGCGGACCGCCGCCGACGTGATCCCGGTGTTCGCGCAGGGGAGGGTCCTGCTGCACTGCGGGCCGCGCATCTCGATCGAGAGAACCACGGACCCGCTGCGTCGTTCGATGCGTGCCGCCGTCTGCGCCGAGGGTTGGGCGGGAACGCCCGAGGAGGCGGACGCCCTGCTCCGGGACGGCACGGTTCGCCTGGAGCCGGCCAACGAGCATGGCGCGGTGGTCCCGATGGCGACGGCGATGGGGCCGCGCACGCCTGTCTGGGTGGTCGAGCTCGCCGACGCGGGCATCCGCACGTACGCTCCGGTCGGGCAGGGGTCGGGGGATGTAGCGTGGTTCGGCCGGGACACCCCGGGCGCGATCGCGCGTCTCGTCCTGCTGCGGGAGGCGGTCGGTCCGGTGCTGGCCGCCGCCGTGCAGGAGTACGGGCCGGTCGACGTGATGTCCCTCGCGGCGCAGGCGATCGCGATGGGGGACGATGTCCACGTCCGGACCCAGGCCGCGACCAACCTGCTGTTGCGCAACCTGCTGCCCGCGCTGGTGGCGGGCGACCATCCACGCCGGCACGAGGCGGCGACCTTCCTGTCCGGCAACCACCTGCTGTTCCTCAGCCTGGCCATGGCGGCCGCGCGAGCCCTGACCACCTGGGCCGCCCAGGTCGAGAACAGCTCGGTCGTGACCGGCATGGCCCGTAACGGCACCGACTTCGCCGCCTGGCTCGCCGGACCCTCTTCCGAGTGGTTCATCACCCCCGCGCCGATGGTGGGGCGGGCGCTCTACCAGCCCGGCCGCGGCCAGGCCGACGCCGCCCCGGACATCGGGGACAGCTCGGTGCTGGAGCTGGTCGGGCTCGGAGGCGCGGCCGCGGCCGGGTCGCCGGCGGTGGCGCAGCTGGTCGGTGGCACCATGGCGCACGCCGCCGAGCTGACCGCGCAACTGGACGAGGTGTGCGTCGGCAACTCCAGCCGCTTCATGATCCCGACCTGGGGGATGAAGGGTTCTCCGGTGGGCGTCGACGTGCGCAAGGTGGTCGAGCTGGGCATCACTCCGCAGGTGACGACCGGCATCCTGCACAACGCCGACGGCAGTGGCCAGGTCGGTGCCGGAGTGGCCGAGGCGCCGATCCAGGTGTTCGTCGACGCGTTGCTGGCGCTGGACGCGAAACTGACCGGCGAGGCCTGA
- a CDS encoding FAD-dependent oxidoreductase, with product MTRRIIVIGGGAAGMGAAGAAKGTDPDAEVIVFTDYEDAAYSPCGIPYVHGREISSFESLFMATKQHYVEQGIDIRYETTVAGIDVKAKTVTTTDGTVERYDSLVLATGFTYADPGVPGGDLGGIYYVKNIRQAMEWDKVLDTVKTAVVDEATPLGAEMVTALAHRGIETHLVDPAPWAMSSATDPDIIKPVEDSWIEMGAKLHFNTKVTGFIGESGKLREVATSQGNITADLAVVATKKTPNTALATAAGLKTGMSGGLIVDGRMRTSAPDVYAAGDCTEIPHGVSNVPIQGLSGSHAYSQGKVAGVNAAGGTREYRAVYVPWGMVAGKWMIGGVSFSETLATALGIPFIVGNAQGISRARYYPDVKPVKVKLLAEPEHLRLIGAQLVGGEGIKERADFLAMAVRTGITLNDLATMENVYSPPIGALNEPIALAAQNALTKVGA from the coding sequence CCGCAGGGATGGGTGCCGCCGGTGCCGCGAAGGGTACCGACCCCGACGCCGAGGTCATCGTCTTCACCGACTATGAGGACGCGGCTTACAGCCCCTGTGGGATCCCCTACGTCCACGGCAGGGAGATCTCCAGTTTCGAGTCCCTGTTCATGGCGACCAAGCAGCACTACGTCGAGCAGGGCATCGACATCCGCTATGAGACGACCGTGGCCGGCATCGATGTGAAGGCCAAGACGGTGACCACGACCGACGGGACCGTCGAGCGTTACGACTCGCTGGTGCTGGCGACCGGGTTCACCTATGCCGACCCGGGGGTACCGGGGGGCGACCTCGGCGGCATCTACTACGTCAAGAACATTCGCCAGGCGATGGAGTGGGACAAGGTCCTGGACACGGTGAAGACCGCGGTCGTCGACGAGGCCACGCCGCTGGGCGCCGAGATGGTCACCGCGCTCGCGCATCGCGGCATCGAGACCCACCTGGTCGACCCCGCACCCTGGGCCATGTCATCCGCGACCGATCCCGACATCATCAAGCCGGTCGAGGACTCCTGGATCGAGATGGGCGCCAAGCTGCACTTCAACACCAAGGTCACCGGGTTCATCGGGGAGAGCGGCAAGCTCCGTGAGGTCGCCACCTCGCAGGGGAACATCACGGCGGATCTGGCCGTGGTGGCCACGAAGAAGACGCCCAACACCGCACTCGCCACCGCGGCCGGCCTCAAGACCGGCATGAGCGGCGGCCTCATCGTCGACGGGCGGATGCGCACCTCGGCCCCCGATGTGTACGCGGCGGGCGACTGCACCGAGATCCCGCACGGCGTCTCCAACGTCCCGATCCAGGGGCTCTCCGGCAGCCATGCCTACTCCCAGGGCAAGGTCGCCGGTGTGAACGCCGCAGGCGGTACCCGCGAGTACCGCGCCGTCTACGTCCCCTGGGGCATGGTCGCCGGCAAGTGGATGATCGGCGGTGTGTCCTTCAGCGAGACGCTGGCCACCGCGCTCGGCATCCCCTTCATCGTGGGCAACGCGCAGGGCATCTCCCGGGCGCGCTACTACCCCGACGTGAAACCGGTGAAGGTCAAGCTCCTCGCCGAACCCGAGCACCTCCGGCTGATCGGGGCCCAGCTCGTCGGCGGCGAGGGCATCAAGGAACGCGCAGACTTCCTCGCCATGGCCGTGCGCACCGGGATCACGCTCAACGACCTGGCGACCATGGAGAACGTCTACAGTCCGCCGATCGGCGCGCTCAACGAGCCCATCGCACTCGCGGCCCAGAACGCGCTCACGAAGGTGGGAGCTTGA